The genomic window CATGATGCGTAGAGGAATGTTATGAGAACCGCGATTGCGGAGATGGCAAGAGGCAGGAGTTCATACATTATGCAAATAGTTGGATGTGAAAGAATTTGAAATTTTAGCGAGAGGGCTTTGCAATTTTATCGTATGAGCCTCGCCCACGGAAAAGCGGAACACACAGAAATAATCACCACAAAGCCGTAGTGTTGGAAAAAATAGAAATTATTTGAAGATCTCTGCTGCTTCGGTTTTGCCGTAGACATAGGACGGCATGCCGGCAAGCATGAAGGTGACACGGAGAGCCTCTTCTACTTCGGCCATGGTGACGCCGAGGTGTTTTGCTCCCTGAAGTTGTGCGTGCAGTGCGTGGTCGTCACGCATTGATGCGGCGATTGCGATTGCCATCAGTTTTTTCTGTTTGCGGGAAAGTGCCCCGTCAGACCAGATGTAGTTGTCAAGCTTCAAAACCGCCTCATGCATTGCAGGGTCAGATTTTGCGAGATCGCGGAAGAAGACCGGAACGTGGCCGATATTTTCCTCAAGTTGTTTCATGTCGCCAGCTTTGTAGTTGTGGCCACCGCAGGGTATTTTTTGTTCGGTCATGATTGTCTCACCTATTTCATATATCTGCAGGTTTTGATATTAGCCTTTTAGGTGGTGGCAATTTTGTGGGATGACGATGCCGCCCACGGAAAAACAGAAAGCACGGAATTACACGGAAATATTGTTTCAAAGATGGATTCCGTGATGTTTTTTGTCTGCTCCGTGATGTTTTTTTGTGAAATTTCCGTGTACTCAGTGTGTTCCGTGGGCGACTGCGAAGGAGATTTTTCCGTATCCCAGATTTTTTTATACTCGCTAAACCCAATACAACCAGTAATGACAAAAAAAGTGCTGGCGCTGTTCGGGAGCAATCTCATCGGAGGAAACACCGATAAACTCCTGACACAGGCGATCAAAGGAGTTGAGGACGCCGGCTGTACGGTCGAGCGAATCAATGTTGCCCATCTGAATGCAGGTCCCTGCAACCAGACCTACTCCTGCATGATAGAACCAACCTGCGCAATCGAGGACGACATGAAGGATGCCTACCGGAAAATAAAACAGGCGGACGGCATCATTATTGCAACGCCGGTGATGACCTACGGAGTTCCGGGCGCACTGAAATCATTTATGGACCGGTGCCAGCCGTTTTACATGGCAAAATACTACCGCAAACAGCCGTTCATCACACCCGAACATGTGAAAATCCGCAGAACACTCTTCATCTGCATCGGAGGAATGAAGGATCCTGATATTTTTACCGGGCCTGTTCTTACGACAAAGGCATTCTGTGCAATTGTGGATGCGAAATATTCCGACGAACTGCTGCAGAACGATATGGATACCATTCTAAATGTCGAGAAAAAACCAGAGCTTCTCGCAGCGGCGTACGAGAAGGGAAAAGCCCTCGGTGAACGTATCGTAAAAATGCGGGATGGGGAGTAACTCTCCCTTACCATCGCGGTGCATAAGGAATACCGGTATTCACCGTAATATTCACCATTTTTTTCACCACATATCCCTTGGTATCAACAGCGACCACGGAAATATTTGTTTTTCCCGAGATGGTTGGAACGGAAACGATCGTGATATGATTTTGCAGAGGCGTAGAAACAATCCCGGTCGACCAGTCACCTGTATAGGGCTCTTTATAATAATCTTTATAGAAATTACTCTGGACCTCAGCTTCCCTGAGACCATATTTGCTGAGAATTCTCACATCAACCAGGATATGATGCGGCACCACGTCCCCCCAGAAGACTGCACCCTCCTGCGGAGATAGAATCTCTACTTTGATCTGTTCATCCGTGTCGTCTGCGGGAAAGGTAACGCCCTCAAACATCAGCGGGATGTCGGTTATGCTCAGCGATCTATTCATAAACGGAACCGACCCGTTCAGATTTGCCGCCTCATTCCACTTCTGATAAATGCGGCTCATCTCCTCATAAGACGGCGGATGCTCTGCATCGACGTAGAGAACGATGGTCTGATCCATCTCCTTCCAGCCAAGAACGGGTCCGTTCGGATACCATGTCTCGTTCATGAATTCTCGAAGTTCTGCCATAACCGGATTATCATGATACGAATCAGCCAAAAGACGAACCATCCACGAATCTTTTTGTGGAGCTCCAAAGGATTGAATAACCTGACTTTTTGAATCGTCCGCAATTGGAATCTCCGTAGGTTTGCCTGAGATTGGCGGTTGTGTTGCGTTATCTACATCATTTGTTCCGATACATCCCGCAGAACAGATAAAACAAACAATCATTACCGCCAGAAAAACAGTCCGCCATCCTGCCATGCCAGAGTATTGTTGGTCAGGATTCTTAATATTATGCGGACAACCCGCTCATCCGCTCATCATAAACCCGGAGCGCCCGGAGCATATCCACGTACCGGAACTCGGGCCAGGTCGGTGTACAGAAACAGACCGCCGCTTCATTGCCGTTCGCCATCCAGGGAAGAAAGTTCGAAGTCCGGCGATCATTTGCCGTGCGAATGATCAGATCAACAGGCGGCATGGAAATACCCTGATACATATTTTCTGTCACGAGTTCAGGCGTAATCTGACTCACGGGAATACTTCCGTCCCGCACAGCAGCCACAATTTTTTTCGCAGTTGCCACAATCTCATTTCTTCCGCCGTAGGCGATGGCAATATGCACAAAAAATCTGGAATGATCTTTCGTTGCAACTTCCGTCTCCTCAATTATTTGCAGAAGCTCGTCATCAAGAAGTGCCCGATCCCCGATAATCGTTATATTGATCTCATTTTTGTAGACACGTTCATCAGTCAGCAGCCGCGAAAACGTATCCATAAACAACAGATGAAGCTCGGCCTTCTCTTCTTCAGGCCTTCTGAAATTTTCTGTTGAAAACGCAAAAAATGTCACATGACGGATGCCGAGTTCGCCCATCCAGTCAAGCACCCTCTCGCTCGTATCAGCACCAAGACGGTGGCCGTAGCTGGTATCCATCCCCCGCGATTTTGCAAACCTTCGGTTGCCGTCCTGAATAATTGCGACATGACTTGGGATATGCAAAAGCTTTCCACGAAGCCTCTTCGCATACACCGCTTCGGCAACCGACCGGATACTCACTGCGGGATCACCTCAACAATCATCCCGTCGTTCGGATACCGCTCGATAATTTTTCGCTCGCCGCCGAACTTGCGGGGGATTTTTCGCATCTGCTGCCAGTCGAGCTCGATCGTCCCGTCATCCATCTCCTCATAGTAGCTGCCGGCCTTCAGACAGGGAAGGATCATCTCCAGATCTGCCCCCGGGTCCATCGAGCCGTACATCACGGTGCCGTCGTCGGTTATCATATCAAACGGCCGTGCGGAGTTCATCGCAATCCGTTTCAGCCGTTCACGCAGCTGAACCGAATCCTTGAACGTCGAGGTACAGTAGTGAACCTTCGGATGACCGTTGATCTCGCCCGCCCACTTCGTCGAACCCTTGATCGCATTGCAGAGAGGATTCTCCGGCTCAAGTTTTCTCGCCCGCATCGCTTCTGCACAACTGTCTCCCCACTCCAGCTGATTGATGTTGAAAAAGTCAAGACTGTCCAGCAGCGGGAAAAAGTGGCGAAGGCCTGCGAGTGACGGAACCTCAATTCCCACACAAAATCCCATTCTTTTCGCATTCGCAATAGACTCAGGGAACTTGGAGGTCATAATGCCGGCCCACTCCTCGTGCGGAGGATGCATCCGAATCTCATCAACACAGGGCCGCAGGGCTGCGAGTTCCTCCTCAGTTGGGGCATGGCCGGTGTAGAGATGAATATGGTGGTCAGGACCGAAGTGGTTTTTCAGATACGTACAAAACTCAACCACGCGGTCGAGTTCCAGCAGCGGCTCGCCGCCGGTAACTCCGGTGCCAAGCGCGTCCATCACTTCTGCTTCAGGAATTGCTTCTTCAGGCGTTGTTATTTTTTGATCGTTCGCAAAAATAACATCCACATTTTTGCGTTCCTCAGAGAGCGGACAGTACCAGCAGTCGCGATCGCATTTTCCGGTGATGAACAGCACCAGCTTCGCTCCCTGATAACAGAGCCTACATCCCTCGCTGAGATTTTTTGGAAGTTTGTCCTTTGCCATATTATGCGGCCATCTCTTTCAACCGGGCGAGTGTTGCCTCGCGGCCGATTGCTTCTAAGAACCAGCCAAGCCTCGGGCCGCGGTCAGCTCCGAGGAATGCACGGTAGATTGCGGTGAACAGCTCTTTTCCGGTAACTCCGGCGGCTGCGGCTGCGTCATAAACTGCGTTGTGCAGGACGTCTGCTTTCCACTCGCCTGCGGCAACTGCTGCTGCGTAGGCAGCGACTGCTGCCTTGACGTTTGCCGGTTCTGCTGCGGCAACGTCTGGAAGGATCTGCTGAATTGCAAACTTCACATCCTCGGGCGCGTACAGTTCGAGCCATCTCTTCGCACGATCTGCCTGGTCCATCACTGCATGTTCGTCCACAATTGCGTAGCCGCTGCGCTTGAGGATATCAAAGATCGCATCATCGGTCTGGGCAATCTGCACGACTGCGACCATGTGACGGAACGGAATGGTTGTCTGGGGAGAAGCAATCTTGGAGAGTTCGTACTCGCGTGACTCGCCTGCTGCTGCGGCACGGTCGTACTCGTCGATGAGTCTGAGCAGCCCCATTCCCGGATCGAACTCAATCGTCTTGTCGG from Methanorbis furvi includes these protein-coding regions:
- a CDS encoding carboxymuconolactone decarboxylase family protein, whose amino-acid sequence is MTEQKIPCGGHNYKAGDMKQLEENIGHVPVFFRDLAKSDPAMHEAVLKLDNYIWSDGALSRKQKKLMAIAIAASMRDDHALHAQLQGAKHLGVTMAEVEEALRVTFMLAGMPSYVYGKTEAAEIFK
- a CDS encoding NAD(P)H-dependent oxidoreductase, with product MTKKVLALFGSNLIGGNTDKLLTQAIKGVEDAGCTVERINVAHLNAGPCNQTYSCMIEPTCAIEDDMKDAYRKIKQADGIIIATPVMTYGVPGALKSFMDRCQPFYMAKYYRKQPFITPEHVKIRRTLFICIGGMKDPDIFTGPVLTTKAFCAIVDAKYSDELLQNDMDTILNVEKKPELLAAAYEKGKALGERIVKMRDGE
- the uppS gene encoding polyprenyl diphosphate synthase, whose amino-acid sequence is MSIRSVAEAVYAKRLRGKLLHIPSHVAIIQDGNRRFAKSRGMDTSYGHRLGADTSERVLDWMGELGIRHVTFFAFSTENFRRPEEEKAELHLLFMDTFSRLLTDERVYKNEINITIIGDRALLDDELLQIIEETEVATKDHSRFFVHIAIAYGGRNEIVATAKKIVAAVRDGSIPVSQITPELVTENMYQGISMPPVDLIIRTANDRRTSNFLPWMANGNEAAVCFCTPTWPEFRYVDMLRALRVYDERMSGLSA
- a CDS encoding radical SAM protein: MAKDKLPKNLSEGCRLCYQGAKLVLFITGKCDRDCWYCPLSEERKNVDVIFANDQKITTPEEAIPEAEVMDALGTGVTGGEPLLELDRVVEFCTYLKNHFGPDHHIHLYTGHAPTEEELAALRPCVDEIRMHPPHEEWAGIMTSKFPESIANAKRMGFCVGIEVPSLAGLRHFFPLLDSLDFFNINQLEWGDSCAEAMRARKLEPENPLCNAIKGSTKWAGEINGHPKVHYCTSTFKDSVQLRERLKRIAMNSARPFDMITDDGTVMYGSMDPGADLEMILPCLKAGSYYEEMDDGTIELDWQQMRKIPRKFGGERKIIERYPNDGMIVEVIPQ